One Methanobacterium sp. genomic region harbors:
- a CDS encoding formylmethanofuran dehydrogenase subunit A: MEYILKNGIVYDPANKIAGEKKDIMFKDGKIVENVSSDAKVIDVTDKIVMPAGIDPHAHVAGPKLVVGRLYRPEDSRKGVTGRKGVARSESGFSIPSCPATGYRYSRMGYGTVTEAAVPPLEAKHTHEEIMAIPNLDITPLALFGNNWFVLQFAKEGKIDELAAFISSWLKLTKCYGVKIVNPCGSEAWGWGMNVHGIDDPAPYWDVTSREVITALAKANEKLGLPHSIHIHPNNLGHPGNYPTTIGSLDIVKDVEKNSPVRNQTVHITHAQFHSYAGTSWRDVESGADYVTDYINKNKHVTMDVGQITLDETTTMTADAPFEFDLHQLNGLKWANKDIELETASGIVPCIYSPKAPVSAFQWAVGLELFMGVKDPWQVCLTTDHPNAGPFIRYPRIISWLMSSERRNEMMDNKEVHPWSHRRTALATIDREYDFNEIAIITRAGPAKIYGYQDRGEFTPGYNADIAVYDINPFDIDPSKDPAAIEKAFGAAMYTIKDGQIVVKDGEVVSIKPSQTLWTNVKGLEAEEKSVMERVMPDFTRYYSIKFENYQVYDKYLPNPIETTINQAGK, encoded by the coding sequence ATGGAATACATACTTAAAAACGGTATTGTTTACGACCCTGCCAACAAGATAGCAGGAGAAAAGAAAGACATAATGTTCAAGGATGGAAAAATCGTTGAAAACGTCTCTTCTGATGCTAAAGTAATTGATGTAACTGATAAAATTGTAATGCCTGCAGGAATTGATCCTCACGCTCACGTAGCAGGACCAAAACTTGTTGTAGGTAGGTTGTACAGACCTGAAGATTCAAGAAAAGGTGTAACCGGTAGAAAAGGTGTAGCAAGATCAGAAAGTGGATTTTCCATACCAAGCTGTCCTGCAACCGGATACAGATACTCTAGAATGGGATACGGAACAGTAACAGAAGCAGCTGTGCCTCCACTAGAAGCTAAACACACTCACGAAGAAATAATGGCTATACCTAACCTCGACATTACTCCACTTGCTCTCTTTGGTAACAACTGGTTTGTACTCCAGTTTGCTAAAGAAGGTAAAATAGATGAACTTGCAGCATTCATCTCTTCATGGTTAAAACTCACCAAATGTTACGGTGTAAAAATAGTTAACCCATGTGGAAGTGAAGCATGGGGATGGGGTATGAATGTACATGGAATTGACGACCCGGCTCCATACTGGGACGTAACTTCCAGAGAAGTAATAACTGCGCTTGCAAAAGCTAACGAAAAGTTAGGACTGCCACATTCAATACACATACACCCTAACAACTTAGGACACCCAGGAAACTACCCAACAACTATAGGATCTTTAGACATAGTCAAAGATGTTGAGAAAAACTCACCTGTCAGAAACCAGACTGTCCACATAACTCACGCTCAGTTCCATTCATACGCTGGTACAAGCTGGAGAGATGTTGAATCTGGTGCAGATTATGTTACAGATTACATAAACAAAAACAAACATGTAACAATGGACGTTGGACAGATAACCCTTGACGAAACCACAACCATGACAGCTGATGCTCCATTTGAATTTGATTTACACCAGCTGAATGGTCTCAAATGGGCTAACAAGGATATTGAACTGGAAACAGCATCTGGTATTGTACCATGTATTTACTCACCAAAAGCTCCAGTTTCAGCTTTCCAGTGGGCTGTTGGATTAGAGTTATTCATGGGAGTCAAAGATCCATGGCAAGTTTGTTTAACAACTGACCACCCTAACGCAGGTCCATTCATAAGATACCCAAGAATCATCTCCTGGTTAATGAGCAGCGAAAGAAGAAATGAAATGATGGACAACAAAGAAGTTCACCCATGGTCTCACAGAAGAACCGCACTTGCAACCATTGACAGGGAATACGACTTCAATGAAATAGCAATCATTACTAGAGCAGGACCAGCTAAAATCTACGGATATCAGGACAGAGGTGAATTCACACCTGGTTACAACGCAGACATAGCTGTATATGACATTAACCCATTTGACATAGACCCATCTAAAGACCCTGCAGCAATAGAAAAAGCTTTCGGTGCTGCAATGTACACAATTAAAGATGGTCAAATAGTAGTCAAAGACGGTGAAGTTGTAAGTATCAAACCAAGCCAGACTTTATGGACCAACGTAAAAGGATTAGAAGCAGAAGAAAAATCAGTAATGGAAAGGGTAATGCCTGACTTTACCAGATATTATTCAATTAAATTTGAAAACTATCAGGTATATGACAAATATTTACCTAACCCAATTGAAACAACAATTAATCAAGCAGGTAAATAA
- a CDS encoding formylmethanofuran dehydrogenase subunit B, with protein MANYEEPITDYDEIVENCTCAFCGCNCDDLDYLVKDGHVVAVRHACRLGASKIMEDMDQRLLVPMIRNEEGELEEVDWDAALDKAAELIAGAVRPVFYGWSETSIETMHYGLELGELVGAVLDNQATICHGPSIQAVQNVGYPIFTLGEGKNRADMVVYTGSNAMNSHPRHMARYSTFPRGYFRPRGRYDRTVVTMDPKYSDTAKMSDVWIGFEQNGDYEFYNAIRAVLKGKKLKKDVISGIPKEDIYELTEKMKNAQFGTLYFGLGLTHTLSKQRNIDIAIQMIADLNKYSKWVLMPMRGHFNVNGFNIFMAYETGFPYGVDFSRGYQRYMNGETNTIDLLTRKECDVFMVIAADPGAHYPGGAVKHLAEIPVIQIDIHWGPSTEIADVVLPGSFIGVEAAGTSYRMDGVPIYMKKAIDKPETCRDDEWIVKELLERVKKIKAEQGTSQSEEGALAK; from the coding sequence TGCTTGCAGACTAGGTGCTAGTAAGATTATGGAAGATATGGATCAGAGATTATTAGTACCAATGATAAGGAATGAAGAAGGTGAACTTGAAGAAGTTGACTGGGATGCTGCTTTAGATAAAGCTGCAGAACTCATAGCTGGAGCTGTAAGGCCTGTATTCTACGGTTGGAGTGAAACTTCAATTGAAACCATGCACTACGGTCTCGAACTTGGTGAATTAGTAGGAGCTGTCTTAGACAACCAGGCAACTATCTGCCACGGTCCTTCTATTCAGGCAGTTCAGAATGTAGGATACCCTATTTTCACCCTCGGAGAAGGTAAAAACCGTGCAGACATGGTTGTTTACACTGGAAGTAACGCTATGAACTCTCACCCAAGACACATGGCTAGATACAGTACTTTCCCACGAGGATACTTCAGGCCAAGGGGAAGATACGACAGAACTGTTGTTACAATGGACCCTAAATACAGTGACACAGCTAAAATGTCTGATGTATGGATTGGGTTTGAACAAAACGGTGATTACGAGTTCTATAATGCTATAAGGGCAGTTTTAAAAGGTAAAAAACTCAAAAAAGATGTAATTTCAGGTATACCTAAAGAAGACATATATGAATTAACCGAAAAAATGAAAAATGCTCAATTCGGTACACTTTACTTCGGTTTAGGTTTAACCCACACATTATCCAAACAGAGAAACATTGACATAGCTATTCAAATGATAGCTGACTTAAACAAATACTCCAAATGGGTACTAATGCCTATGAGGGGTCACTTCAACGTTAACGGGTTCAATATTTTCATGGCTTATGAAACTGGATTCCCATACGGTGTCGACTTCTCAAGAGGATACCAGAGATACATGAACGGGGAAACCAACACAATAGATCTCTTAACAAGGAAAGAATGTGATGTATTCATGGTAATAGCTGCAGATCCAGGAGCACACTACCCTGGAGGAGCTGTAAAACACCTTGCAGAAATTCCAGTTATACAGATAGATATCCACTGGGGACCATCAACTGAAATAGCAGATGTAGTACTTCCAGGATCATTCATAGGTGTGGAAGCTGCTGGTACCAGTTATAGGATGGACGGTGTTCCAATCTACATGAAAAAAGCTATAGACAAACCTGAAACTTGCAGAGACGATGAATGGATCGTAAAAGAATTATTAGAAAGAGTTAAAAAAATCAAAGCTGAGCAAGGAACTTCACAATCCGAAGAAGGAGCTTTAGCTAAATAG